The following are encoded in a window of Spea bombifrons isolate aSpeBom1 chromosome 2, aSpeBom1.2.pri, whole genome shotgun sequence genomic DNA:
- the CCNA1 gene encoding cyclin-A1: protein MHRTTGSSGLYVVNNIMGPYDSFQDFSLPKAGTMIQSNVVQHRLPQRTVLGVISDNEQHRRSLGQGAANAKYAPGVENEFPGKMSSALVPPKPCFAIYIDEPEAKETPSFDVEFPSLDESEANLVKQKFHLLLDISAASPMMVDTSFNAHPDECSEKDPDAIAVSEYIDEIHQYLREAEVKHRPKALYMRKQPDITPAMRTILVDWLVEVAEEYKLRNETLYLAINYLDRFLSCMSVLRGKLQLVGTAAILLASKYEEIYPPDVDEFVYITDDTYTKKQLLRMEHLLLKVLAFDLTVPTTNQFLLQYQHRHLVCTKTEHLAMYFAELSLLEVEPFLRYAPSLTAAAAYCLANYTVNKTFWPDTLSAFTGYTLSDIVPCLGDLHRACLNAPHQAQQAIREKYRSPKYMQVSLIEPPVHLPLK from the exons ATGCATCGCACTACTGGATCCAGTGGACTTTATGTTGTGAATAACATCATGGGACCTTACGATAGCTTCCAGGATTTTTCTCTACCCAAGGCAGGAACCATGATCCAGTCTAACGTGGTGCAACACAGACTCCCACAAAGAACAGTGCTGGGTGTGATCAGTGACAACGAACAGCACAGAAGGTCTCTTGGCCAG ggTGCAGCCAATGCAAAATATGCTCCTGGTGTTGAAAATGAATTTCCAGGCAAGATGTCTTCTGCACTTGTACCTCCCAAGCCATGCTTTGCAATATACATTGATGAGCCAGAAGCTAAAGAGACTCCTTCATTTGATGTGGAGTTTCCAAGCTTAGATGAATCGGAAGCAAATTTGGTGAAACAGAAGTTCCACCTATTGCTTGACATCAGTGCTG CCTCGCCAATGATGGTGGACACCTCCTTCAATGCTCACCCTGATGAGTGTTCTGAAAAAGATCCTGATGCTATAGCGGTTTCAGAATACATTGATGAGATACACCAGTATCTACGTGAGGCTGAG GTTAAGCACAGGCCAAAGGCTCTCTACATGAGAAAGCAACCAGACATAACTCCAGCTATGCGCACGATTTTGGTGGACTGGCTTGTAGAAGTTGCAGAAGAATACAAGCTACGTAATGAAACTCTCTACCTTGCCATAAATTACCTGGACAGGTTCCTGTCCTGCATGTCTGTACTCCGTGGAAAGCTACAGCTTGTAGGGACAGCAGCTATTCTCCTGGCATC CAAATACGAAGAGATCTACCCACCTGATGTTGATGAGTTTGTGTACATCACAGAtgacacatacacaaaaaagcAGCTGCTACGTATGGAACACCTGTTGCTGAAAGTGCTGGCATTTGATCTGACTGTCCCAACAACCAACCAGTTCCTTCTACAATATCAGCACAGGCATCTCGTTTGTACAAAGACTGAGCATCTGGCAATG TACTTTGCAGAGCTCAGCCTCCTTGAGGTGGAACCATTCCTGAGATACGCCCCTTCACTGACCGCAGCGGCAGCTTACTGCCTTGCCAACTACACTGTTAACAAGACTTTCTGG CCTGATACACTTTCAGCCTTCACTGGCTACACACTAAGTGACATAGTACCATGCCTTGGAGACTTGCACCGAGCATGTCTTAATGCTCCCCATCAAGCACAGCAAGCAATAAGGGAGAAGTACAGGTCACCCAA GTACATGCAAGTATCCCTCATTGAACCTCCAGTACACCTTCCTCTGAAATGA